CACGTCCTTCTTCCAGCTTCACACAGATCGGACCGAAGACAGATTCGTAGCAGAAACTCTCCACGAGGGTTTCCTCCCAGAATCCAATTTATAATATCACGGAGGAGGAAGGGCCTTGCGTCCACGCTTCAGAGAGTACGGGCTTTCTTTCGGGAGACTCGAACCTGGAGAAAAGAACCTTCTGAGCGATGTGGCTGGAGTGCGTGTAGGGCACGTCAGTATCGTCATGAACGAACCGACCATCGTTCGCACCGGTGTGACCGTGATTGTGCCGAGTGAGAAGATCTTCGAAGAACCTGTCAGTGCGGCGCGCGCCGTTCTGAACGGCTTTGGAAAGTCAGCGGGTTTGATGCAGATAGAAGAGCTCGGACAGATAGAAACACCCATCGTGCTCACGAACACGCTCAGCGTCGGTCATGCGTTTCAGGGTGTGGTCGAGCTTGCTGCGAAGAAGAAGAGGTTCAGAACGCTCAATCCAATCGTCGGGGAGTGCAACGATGGTTTGCTGAACGACATACTCTATCCCGCGGTGAAACCGTCACACGTTGTGGAAGCTTACGAGAAGACCTGCGAAGTTTTCGAACTCGGATCCGTCGGTGTCGGTACGGGCATGGTTTGCTTCGGGTTCAAGGGTGGAATCGGCAGTGCTTCGAGGAAGCTGAAGGATGGACATGTGCTTGGGGCACTGGTTCTTGCAAATTTTGGTAACTTCGAAGATCTCACGATCCTCAACAGGAGAGCGTGTGAGCACGTCAAAATGGGCGTGGTGAGGAAGAACGAAGGTTCGATCGTGATCGTTCTGGCAACGGACGTTCCGCTCGATTCGAGACAGCTGAAAAGGGTTGCGAGGCATTCCTTCCTGGCTCTCGGCATGCTGGGTTCACCGGGTTATCACGGCAGTGGGGACGTGTGCATAGCGTTCTCGACGCAGAAAGGGTATGTGAGTGAAGATAGGGAACTGTTCGACGAACTCTTCAGGGCTGCGGTGGAAAGCGTCTACGAGGCCGTGTGTGACGCTCTGTTCTGTGCGGAAACTGTAGAAGGTTTTCAGGCCAGGGCGGAAGCGATGCCGATCGAATGGCTCTTAGATGGGGGTAGATCCATTTGAAGGACACGAAGTTCATAAGGAACATCTGCACGATCGCCCACATAGACCATGGAAAGACCACTTTCGTCGACAGGATCCTAGAAATCACCAAGACCGTCGATCCACGAAAGATGCACGAACAGTTCCTCGACCAGATGGACATCGAGAGGGAGCGAGGGATCACGATAAAGGCTCAACCCGTCAAGGTGATCTACAACTACGATGGCGAAGATTACGAGATCAACATCATAGACACGCCAGGCCACGTCGACTTCTCCTATGAAGTGAGCAGGAGCATGGCCGCGTGCGAAGGGGCCGTGCTCATAGTGGATGCCTCGCAGGGAATAGAAGCGCAGACCGTGGCACACAGCTATCTGGCCATCGAGAACGATCTGGATATAGTGCCGGTGCTGAACAAAATAGACCTTCCGAACGCGAACGTTGAAGAAAGCCTGCAGCAGGTGGTGGACCTGCTCGGAGTTTCCAGGGAAGAAGTGCTCAAAATGAGTGCGAAAACCGGTGAAGGTGTCGAGCAGGTCCTCAGAGCGATCATCGAGAGGGTCAGACCACCGGAGGGAGACCCGAACAAACCCTTGAAGGCGCTGATCTTCGACGCGAAGTACGACAAGTACAGGGGAGTCATCGTGTACGTGAGGATCTTCGACGGCGTTCTGAAAAAGAAAGACCAGATACTGATCATGTCGACGAACCGGCGTTACGAAGTCGAGGAAGTGGGTGTCTTCACCCCAGCAATGATTCCGACAGACAATCTGGGACCCGGTGAGGTCGGTTACGTCATTGCAGGTATCAAAGAGGTTTCCGAAGCTAAGGTCGGTGACACGATAACGAATGCGCTGATGCCCGTAGCCGAGCCGTTGCCGGGCTATCGCGACGTGAAACCCATGGTCTACGCGAGCGTCTTTCCGGGTCTGCCCGAGTACTACGAGGAGCTGAAAAAATCACTCGAAAAGCTCAAACTGAACGACTGGGCTTTGACCTTCGAACCGACCACATCACCCGCGCTCGGTTTTGGATTCAGGTGTGGCTTTCTTGGGCTGCTGCACATGGACGTGGTGAGGGAACGACTCGAGCGCGAGTTCGAAATGAGCGTGATCATGACGGCCCCCAACGTGGAGTATAAGGTTCTGCTCAGAAACGGTCAGACGCTGATCGTCAACGATCCGGCGAAGTTTCCCGATGAAGAACTCATAGAGAAAGTCTATGAACCATACGTTCGACTCTCCATCATCACGCCCACCGATTACATGGGTAACATAATGACGCACCTGCAGAACGAGAGGAGGGCCACACTTCAGCACACCGAGAACGCCGGAAAGAACAGGATCATCATGTACTTCAAAGCTCCGCTTTCGGAGATCATCACAGACTTCTTCGACAAACTCAAGGCGATGAGCAGAGGTTACGCATCCATGGACTATGAGATGCTTGGTTTCGAAGAATCCGAAATCGTCAAGATCACAGTTTTGGTGAACAGAGAGCCCGTTGACGCCCTCTCGACGCTGGTCCACAAGAGCAAGGCCTACACGGTCGCGAAGAAACTCGTGGAGAAACTCGCGGAACTCATTCCGAGGCATCAGTTCGAAATACCGATCCAGGCCAAAGCGGGGGGACGCATCATCGCGAGGGCGGACATCAAAGCGCTCAGGAAGGACGTGCTCGCCAAGTGTTACGGCGGTGATGTGACTAGGAAGATGAAGCTCCTGGAGAAACAGAAGGAAGGAAAGAAGAAGCTCAGAGAGATCGGTCAGGTGAGCATCCCCCAGGAAGCGTTCCTCGCAATACTGAAAATAGGTGAGGAAGAAAAGTGAGAAATCTGTTGGAATCATACCTCAACTTTTAATCTTCGGGCAACCCACGCCATTGCATTGGTGAATATAATCATGACTGCCCACCGATTGGGGTGTTGCCTTTGAAAATACTTGGACTCGACCCCGGCTTTGGTACGTTCGGATACGGCGTCATCGAGGCTTCGAAGAACAGGCTGCGGCACGTCGCTCACGGGGTCATCATCACAGAGAAAGATGAACCTATCCAGTTGAGATTGAAAAACCTTTACTATCAGATCAAAAAGATTGTCGAACAGCATTCACCGGATGAAGTGGCTGTGGAACAACTGTTTTTCTACAGAAACGTGACCACAGCGATCGCCGTCGGAGAAGCGCGAGGTGTTTCGCTTCTCGCGGTGGTCGAGTGCGACGTTCCGATCTTTGAATACACACCTCAGATGGTCAAAAAGGCTGTCACCGGCAGTGGGAAGGCAACGAAGGCCGACGTTCAGAAGTGGGTCATGCTGTTGCTGGGACTCGAAGAAAAACCGAGGCCGGACGACGCAGCCGACGCGCTCGCGATAGCGATATGTCACGCACATCTGAGAGAGTTCGAGCGGAGGTTCTCGCCATGAAAAGAGTGTTCGTTGAAAGCCCGAAAACTGACCTGAAACAGATCGCCGAATCGCTGGGAGTGAGTTTGGAGGAATCCTGTACAGTTCACGGCGTCACTTTCGACGCGATCACCAACACTCTGCTCATCAGGGTGGATAAGCAGTTCTCCCGCTACCAGGCGCTCTGTGAGAGACTCTCTCAGGAACTCGGTGCCCACGTTGTTTTTCAGTTCATGGAGGCCACTATAGAGCTCGAAAAACTCAGAAAAGAGCTGAACGGTAGCTTTCCGTACGTTCACGATGTTGTCGTTTTCCAAGATAGAGTGATACTGAAGGTGACCGGAGACTTCGGTAGAGAGAGGATCAACGGAAAACTGAGCGATGTCAGTAAGAAGATAGAAGCGCTCACGGGTGTGAAAAGGCCAATCGAGATAGAAGTCGTGCAACCCCCCATGGAGATCGTCGAACAACCTGTCGTCGTGGTTGAAGAAAAACCAAAGAAAAAACGAAAGACATTGAAATTTCACACCCCATCGAACTTACCGACCGAATCCGGCAAGGTCAAAGTCGAAGGAATCGTCTTCAAAACGGACCTGAGAGAGGGCAAGAAACGCATCCTCTTTGTGTACATAACGGACAAACTCGACTCTCTCATGTGCGTGTTGACGAACAGCAACATAGACAAGTTCCTCGCCACGGTGCAGGAGCAGGATCGCGTGCTTTTCGATGGAACGTTGAAGTTCGATGAGAGTGGAGAACCCACGCTCTACGTCGACGAGTTCGAAAAGCTTGAAAATCACGACAGAACAGACGAAGCTCCACAGAAAAGGGTTGAACTGCATGCGCACAGCAAGTTCAGCGATCTCGATAGCGTTCTCGACATAGAAGCCTACGTGAAGACCGCCGCCAGATGGGGCTGGAAAGCGATCGCGCTCACGGACCACGGCGTGGTGCAGGGCATACCACAGTTCTTCGAAATGTGCAAAAATTATGGAATAAAGCCCATCTTCGGCATCGAAGCGTACATCGTAAACGACGCGGAACCCATCGTACTGAACGGTGAGGACGTCGATGTCCAGTCGAGCCGATACGTGGTCGTGGATCTGGAAACCACGGGGCTCCATCCCATGTTCAACGAAATCATAGAGATCGGCGCTGTCGTCATCGAAAATGGAGAGATCGTTCAGGAATTTCACAGATTGATCAGGCCGAAGGAGAAGCTTGACAGTTTCACCGTTCAGTTCACTGGTATCACCGATGAGATGCTTCAGGATCAACCGCCGATCGAAGAGGTACTCAATGAGTTTTTGAAATTCTGCGAAAACAGCGTGCTCGTCGCCCACAACGCAAACTTCGATTACAGATTCCTCAGATACTACGTTGAAAAATTCTGCGGCGTCCAGTGGACCTTGCCGGTCGTGGATACGCTTGCGCTGGCGAAGAGGCTGGTTCGACTGTCGAGTTACAATTTGGAAAAACTCGTCTCTCACTTCAAAATAGGTGCATTCAAGCATCACAGGGCGCTCGAAGATGCGAAGGTCACCGCAAAGGTGTTCCTGGAGCTTTTGAAAATCTTGAAAGAAAAAGGTATGGCTAGCTTCAAAAAGATCGAATCTTCCCACAAGGAAGCGCTCGTCACTCAGTCCAAACCCTTCCACGCCACCATCCTTGTCCAGAACAGGGAAGGTTTGAAAAATCTCTACAAGCTTGTCTCCAATGCGCACGTGAAGTACTTCCACAGCGTGCCCCGCATACCGAAGAGCGAACTCCAGACGATGAGAGCAGGCCTTCTGATCGGAAGCGCGTGCGTGGCGGGTGAACTGGTGCAGGAGATCCTGTCCGGGGCGAACGAAGAAGAGATCGAGGAAGTCGCATCTTTCTACGATTTCATAGAGATCATGCCGCTGGACCTGCTGCCCACGATCAACGATCTGGGACTGTCGCGTGAAAAACTCAAGCAGGTCTACAGAAGACTCTACGAGATAGGAGAAAAACTCAAGATACCCGTTGTGATGACGGGCGATGTGCACTTTTTAGATCCGGAGGATGAAAAGGTCAGAAAAGTGCTCATGGCTCCCCAGAGCGAAACGATCCAGGAACAACCGAACGCATGCCTGAGAACCACCAAGGAAATGATGCAGGCCGCTCTGGAGATACTGGAGGATGAAACGAAGGCGCACAACGTGGCCGTCAGGTATCCAAACCAGATCGCAGACAGTATCGAATTCATCGTACCGCTCGAGAAGAAGCTTCACACTCCGAAGATCGAAGGTGCGGAGGAGCAGATCAAGAATCTGACGATGCGCAGAGCCATCGAAATCTACGGTGATCCGCTGCCTGAGCCGGTTCAGAAGCGAATCGACAAGGAGCTCAACGCGATCATAAACCACGGTTACGCAGTGCTCTATCTGATCGCGAAGAAGATGGTCGACAAGTCCCTCTCTGATGGTTACGTGGTGGGTTCCCGCGGTTCGGTCGGATCCTCGCTCGTTGCGCACCTGCTCGGTATAACGGAAGTCAACCCGCTGCCACCGCATTACTACTGCAGAGAATGTCATTACATAGAGTTCGACGAATCCGGACGCTACGGCTCTGGTTTTGATCTGCCGAGGAAGAACTGTCCGAGGTGCGGTAAGCCACTCGAGCGCAACGGTCAGGACATACCATTCGAAACCTTCATGGGTTTCGAGGGAGACAAGGTCCCGGACATAGACCTGAATTTCTCAGGAGAATACCAGGACGAAGCCCACAGGTTCGTCGAAGAACTGTTCGGGAAGAACTACGTCTACAGGGCGGGTACGATAAACACCATAGCGTCACGGACGGCTTACGGTTTCGTGAGAGCCTTCGAAGAGAAGCTTGGAAGAAAAGTGAGAAAGGCCGAGATGGAACGACTCGCGGCGGCGATCACGGGCGTGAAGAGGACCACGGGACAGCATCCCGGAGGTCTCATGATCATACCCAAAGAGTTCGAGGTGTACGATTTCACACCGGTGCAGTATCCTGCGAACACGAAGGAAGCCAAGGTGTTCACGACGCACTTCGACTACGAATCCATTCACGACGACCTTGTCAAGATAGACGCGCTCGGTCACGATGATCCAACCTTCATCAAGATCCTGAAAGACCTGACAGGTATAAACCCGATGAACGTACCCATGGACGATGAGAAAACGCTCAAGATCTTCTCGAGCCTCGAACCGCTGGGCATCAAACCCCAGGATCTGGACAACAGGACCGACGTGGGGACGCTGGGAATTCCCGAATTCGGAACGCAGTTCGTCAGGGGCATGCTCACAGAAACGAGACCGAAGAGCTTCGCTGACCTCGTTAGGATTTCCGGGCTCTCCCACGGTACGGACGTCTGGCTCAACAACGCTCGCGACTGGATAGAACAGGGCAAAGCCACGCTGTCCGAGGTCATCGCCTGCAGGGATGACATCATGAACTACCTCATCAAAATGGGTATGAACGCGTCCAGGGCTTTCAAAATCATGGAGAACGTGAGAAAGGGTAAGGGTCTGAGCGAGGAAGACGAAAAGCTCATGCGTGAACTGGGTGTACCCGAGTGGTACATAGAATCGTGCAAACGCATAAAGTACCTCTTCCCGAAGGCGCACGCCGCCGCCTACGTGAGCATGGCGTTCAGAATTGCCTACTTCAAGGTTCATCATCCTCTCGCCTTCTACGCGGCTTTCTTCACTCTGAAGGGAGAAGAGTTCGACATAGATGCGGCGTTGCATGGGCCAGAGCTGGTCAGGAAGAAGCTGGCAGAGCTCTCCACTCTGAGCGAAAAAGACGTGCGTGATAAGGCGGCAGAAACAACCCTCGAAGTCATGCTGGAAATGTTCGCGCGCGGCTTTTCTTTCCTGCCTCCGAACATAAACAAATCGCACGCGAAGCTTTTCCTCATAGAAGGAAAGAAACTCAGGATCCCCTTCAACAAACTCCCTAACCTTGGAGACAATGCCGCCGAATCGATAGTCAAAGCGAGGAACGATAAACCCTTCAGTTCCCTCGAAGACATCCTGAAGAGGACGAAGCTGAACAAGGCGCACCTGGACATCTTCAGAAAGTACGTCGAGCTCGAAGGCCTGCCGGAGAAGGAACAGATCAGCCTGTTCTGAAAAATCTGTACAATAGTCTTAAGGAGGTAGTTCACCCTTTTCATCGCCGGGTGAACTCGGTGCGTGATGCAGCGGGAAATCTCGAAGTACTGCGAGAAGGTCGTAGCGATCCTGAAAGCATACGGGCTGGAACTGAACGAACACAAGATCGAGTTGATCGCACGTTACTTGCTCGCGCTGATCGAAGCACCGATGAATCTGTCCGGGATCGATGATTTTGAAGAAGCCGTGCACAAGCACGTTGCCGACGTTTTGTTGCCGATCGAAGGCGTCGAGGGCGATCTGCTCGACGTCGGAACCGGTGGAGGCGTGCTGGGTGTGATCCTATCGATAGTTTTTCCGACGAGGGCCGTCTTGGTCGATTCGTCGAAGAAGAAGACTGCCTGGCTTTCAAGAACTGTGGAAGCACTCGGCCTGAGAAACGTGGAAGTGATGTGTGTGAGGGTGGAAAGCCTCGCCGATCGGTACAGAGAAAGTTTCGACTACGTTACCGCACGCGCGGTGGCAACCTTACGGATTTTGCTCGAACTCTGCGTGCCGTTTTGCAAAGTGGAAGGTTCGTTGCTCTTTTACAAGGGTCCAAACTGGTTGGAAGAGGTGGAGCAGGCGAAGAGGGCGATGGAACTGTTGAAAGTCCGTCTGGAGCAAAACGTTGATTACGAACTTCTGAGCGGTGAAAAGAGAACGCTTTTGAAATTCAAAAAGCTCGCACCGACCGAGCCAATCTATCCGAGGAGTACGAAGAAGATTTTGAAACGTCCTCTGTGAGGGTGAAGGTATGCTGTTGCTGAGAACATGGAACTTTTCTGGAAGGACGAACATGGCGATGGACGTGGTTCTCGCAGAGACAGTCAAAGAACCTTTGCTCAGGCTCTACACCTGGGCGAGGCCGACGCTGTCTCTCGGAAGGCACCAGAAACGGATCGAACTGAACGTGGATTACATGAGACAAAAAGGCATAGAATGCGTCGTCAGACCCACGGGTGGCAGGGCTGTACTGCACCAGGACGAACTCACGTACGCGTTCATCGTGCCAGCCTCGCACGAACTTGCCAGGAAAAATCTGGAGGAGTTCCATCGAATTGTGAGCGAGAGGGTCTTTCTGGCAGTGAGAAAGCTCGGATTCGATGTGAAGATGGAAGCCCGAAAGAGAACGATGGCGAAGAGCCCTGCATGCTTCGATTCGCCAGGCGTGTACGAAATCACACTGAACGGGAAAAAACTCGTTGGCAGCGCTCAGATGAGGACCAGAGACTTCGTGCTCGAACACGGTTCGATACTGCTGAAGAGTCACGTCGAAGAATACGCACGATGCCTGAACCTGAATCCTGACAGTTTGAAAGAAAAGTTCGTCGGCCTTCAGGAAGTGAAAGATGTTACCTTGGAAGAGCTCGAGAAGAGCCTGATCGAATCATTCTGCGAGTCGTTCGGACCAGCCGAAAGTTTCACACTCAGCTTCGAGCTCCTGAATCGAATCTACGAGAGGGAGGTTCAGTTCGGTTGCCCGGTAAATTGACGATCGTCGGTACCCCCATCGGTAACATGCTCGACATGACGATAAGGGCCATCAAAGCGCTGCGAGAAGCGGACGTCATCCTCGCCGAGGACACCAGAAGGACCTTGAAGTTGCTCAAGTTCTACAGGATCGAGAACAAACAGCTTTTGTCCTACGGCGTTCACAACCAGACCAAGAGCATACCGATGATACTGAAGCTCCTCAGCGAGGGAAAGAAGGTGTGCCTGGTCACCGATTCGGGGATGCCGGGCGTCGCCGATCCCGGAGGCTATCTGGTCGATGCGTGCTGGAGGAAGGGTATCGAGCTCGACATCATGCCGGGTCCCAGCGCCCTGACGAGTGCGATGGCACTGTGCGGTTTCGACACATCACGCGTCATGTTCGTGGGTTTCCTGCCACGCGGTAAGAAGAGGAGGAAGCTCTTGAGAGAATTGAAAGGCAAGAAACTCGTTCTCATCTTCTTCGAAGCGGCGATCAGGATGCAGGCAACGCTCAAGGACATACTGGAAATCTTTGGAGACTGCGAGATCTTCATCGCCCGGGAGATGACGAAGATGTTTCAGCAACTGTACAGAGGAAAGGTCAGCGAGGCACTGGAGCACTTTAAGGATGTGAGGGGCGAGATCACCGTAGCTCTGAACCTCAAGGGGAGGGAGGAAGCTTGAAGAAGGAAATCGAAAAGCTCCTCAGGGAGATCTGTTTCACCGTGAAGGTCGAGGGGAGGCTGGTGCTGAAAGAGTACCCCATCACGAGCGCCC
Above is a window of Thermotoga sp. Ku-13t DNA encoding:
- the lepA gene encoding translation elongation factor 4: MKDTKFIRNICTIAHIDHGKTTFVDRILEITKTVDPRKMHEQFLDQMDIERERGITIKAQPVKVIYNYDGEDYEINIIDTPGHVDFSYEVSRSMAACEGAVLIVDASQGIEAQTVAHSYLAIENDLDIVPVLNKIDLPNANVEESLQQVVDLLGVSREEVLKMSAKTGEGVEQVLRAIIERVRPPEGDPNKPLKALIFDAKYDKYRGVIVYVRIFDGVLKKKDQILIMSTNRRYEVEEVGVFTPAMIPTDNLGPGEVGYVIAGIKEVSEAKVGDTITNALMPVAEPLPGYRDVKPMVYASVFPGLPEYYEELKKSLEKLKLNDWALTFEPTTSPALGFGFRCGFLGLLHMDVVRERLEREFEMSVIMTAPNVEYKVLLRNGQTLIVNDPAKFPDEELIEKVYEPYVRLSIITPTDYMGNIMTHLQNERRATLQHTENAGKNRIIMYFKAPLSEIITDFFDKLKAMSRGYASMDYEMLGFEESEIVKITVLVNREPVDALSTLVHKSKAYTVAKKLVEKLAELIPRHQFEIPIQAKAGGRIIARADIKALRKDVLAKCYGGDVTRKMKLLEKQKEGKKKLREIGQVSIPQEAFLAILKIGEEEK
- the ruvC gene encoding crossover junction endodeoxyribonuclease RuvC codes for the protein MKILGLDPGFGTFGYGVIEASKNRLRHVAHGVIITEKDEPIQLRLKNLYYQIKKIVEQHSPDEVAVEQLFFYRNVTTAIAVGEARGVSLLAVVECDVPIFEYTPQMVKKAVTGSGKATKADVQKWVMLLLGLEEKPRPDDAADALAIAICHAHLREFERRFSP
- the rsmI gene encoding 16S rRNA (cytidine(1402)-2'-O)-methyltransferase gives rise to the protein MLDMTIRAIKALREADVILAEDTRRTLKLLKFYRIENKQLLSYGVHNQTKSIPMILKLLSEGKKVCLVTDSGMPGVADPGGYLVDACWRKGIELDIMPGPSALTSAMALCGFDTSRVMFVGFLPRGKKRRKLLRELKGKKLVLIFFEAAIRMQATLKDILEIFGDCEIFIAREMTKMFQQLYRGKVSEALEHFKDVRGEITVALNLKGREEA
- a CDS encoding biotin/lipoate A/B protein ligase family protein, with the translated sequence MLLLRTWNFSGRTNMAMDVVLAETVKEPLLRLYTWARPTLSLGRHQKRIELNVDYMRQKGIECVVRPTGGRAVLHQDELTYAFIVPASHELARKNLEEFHRIVSERVFLAVRKLGFDVKMEARKRTMAKSPACFDSPGVYEITLNGKKLVGSAQMRTRDFVLEHGSILLKSHVEEYARCLNLNPDSLKEKFVGLQEVKDVTLEELEKSLIESFCESFGPAESFTLSFELLNRIYEREVQFGCPVN
- a CDS encoding PolC-type DNA polymerase III; the encoded protein is MKRVFVESPKTDLKQIAESLGVSLEESCTVHGVTFDAITNTLLIRVDKQFSRYQALCERLSQELGAHVVFQFMEATIELEKLRKELNGSFPYVHDVVVFQDRVILKVTGDFGRERINGKLSDVSKKIEALTGVKRPIEIEVVQPPMEIVEQPVVVVEEKPKKKRKTLKFHTPSNLPTESGKVKVEGIVFKTDLREGKKRILFVYITDKLDSLMCVLTNSNIDKFLATVQEQDRVLFDGTLKFDESGEPTLYVDEFEKLENHDRTDEAPQKRVELHAHSKFSDLDSVLDIEAYVKTAARWGWKAIALTDHGVVQGIPQFFEMCKNYGIKPIFGIEAYIVNDAEPIVLNGEDVDVQSSRYVVVDLETTGLHPMFNEIIEIGAVVIENGEIVQEFHRLIRPKEKLDSFTVQFTGITDEMLQDQPPIEEVLNEFLKFCENSVLVAHNANFDYRFLRYYVEKFCGVQWTLPVVDTLALAKRLVRLSSYNLEKLVSHFKIGAFKHHRALEDAKVTAKVFLELLKILKEKGMASFKKIESSHKEALVTQSKPFHATILVQNREGLKNLYKLVSNAHVKYFHSVPRIPKSELQTMRAGLLIGSACVAGELVQEILSGANEEEIEEVASFYDFIEIMPLDLLPTINDLGLSREKLKQVYRRLYEIGEKLKIPVVMTGDVHFLDPEDEKVRKVLMAPQSETIQEQPNACLRTTKEMMQAALEILEDETKAHNVAVRYPNQIADSIEFIVPLEKKLHTPKIEGAEEQIKNLTMRRAIEIYGDPLPEPVQKRIDKELNAIINHGYAVLYLIAKKMVDKSLSDGYVVGSRGSVGSSLVAHLLGITEVNPLPPHYYCRECHYIEFDESGRYGSGFDLPRKNCPRCGKPLERNGQDIPFETFMGFEGDKVPDIDLNFSGEYQDEAHRFVEELFGKNYVYRAGTINTIASRTAYGFVRAFEEKLGRKVRKAEMERLAAAITGVKRTTGQHPGGLMIIPKEFEVYDFTPVQYPANTKEAKVFTTHFDYESIHDDLVKIDALGHDDPTFIKILKDLTGINPMNVPMDDEKTLKIFSSLEPLGIKPQDLDNRTDVGTLGIPEFGTQFVRGMLTETRPKSFADLVRISGLSHGTDVWLNNARDWIEQGKATLSEVIACRDDIMNYLIKMGMNASRAFKIMENVRKGKGLSEEDEKLMRELGVPEWYIESCKRIKYLFPKAHAAAYVSMAFRIAYFKVHHPLAFYAAFFTLKGEEFDIDAALHGPELVRKKLAELSTLSEKDVRDKAAETTLEVMLEMFARGFSFLPPNINKSHAKLFLIEGKKLRIPFNKLPNLGDNAAESIVKARNDKPFSSLEDILKRTKLNKAHLDIFRKYVELEGLPEKEQISLF
- the rsmG gene encoding 16S rRNA (guanine(527)-N(7))-methyltransferase RsmG — translated: MQREISKYCEKVVAILKAYGLELNEHKIELIARYLLALIEAPMNLSGIDDFEEAVHKHVADVLLPIEGVEGDLLDVGTGGGVLGVILSIVFPTRAVLVDSSKKKTAWLSRTVEALGLRNVEVMCVRVESLADRYRESFDYVTARAVATLRILLELCVPFCKVEGSLLFYKGPNWLEEVEQAKRAMELLKVRLEQNVDYELLSGEKRTLLKFKKLAPTEPIYPRSTKKILKRPL
- a CDS encoding P1 family peptidase encodes the protein MRPRFREYGLSFGRLEPGEKNLLSDVAGVRVGHVSIVMNEPTIVRTGVTVIVPSEKIFEEPVSAARAVLNGFGKSAGLMQIEELGQIETPIVLTNTLSVGHAFQGVVELAAKKKRFRTLNPIVGECNDGLLNDILYPAVKPSHVVEAYEKTCEVFELGSVGVGTGMVCFGFKGGIGSASRKLKDGHVLGALVLANFGNFEDLTILNRRACEHVKMGVVRKNEGSIVIVLATDVPLDSRQLKRVARHSFLALGMLGSPGYHGSGDVCIAFSTQKGYVSEDRELFDELFRAAVESVYEAVCDALFCAETVEGFQARAEAMPIEWLLDGGRSI